In Cryptomeria japonica chromosome 1, Sugi_1.0, whole genome shotgun sequence, the sequence TTATACaaaacaaataatttaaaaaaataaaaaatatactaaataataattaaataatttttataaaaGATTTCAGATCCTATAAAATCTATTTTACTCTAATTAAAAACTAAATAATCTTTATATAATTACAATAATCAATCAACTCTGGAATTTAAGAAGTGTCCATAGACCAAACTTACCAAAATCTCCACTCAACCCACCTACTTCATCTGAAATCTTTGTACTAAACAAAACAACCTAAAATAAACTTTGTACAGATTAAATAATATTTCAAAATGTCTATATTAACACCTATAATGCACCATTGActgtattaattaaaaattaaaaaaacaattatAGTCCGAATTAATTAATAAAGTCAAAGGTGCATCTTTTGGCCATCAAACAAATATCACATAATTTTCTTTTGTGAAGAATTTAGgggaaaaatatataaaattgaaagaaaGTTTTCCCAAACAATAGAGGATAGCAATGCAATAAGTTGTTTTAAATCTGTTATAAATATTTAATCACGACCCATCCCAAAGGCATTCTTCAAATTATTTGCACTTTTGCGTGTAGAGAATGGCAGAAGCCAATGAAAACGGGAATAGGAAGATGAAAAAACGGAGCAGATCAGGGATGAGCATGGAAATGGATGCAGCTCCAGCCGCAAAAGTAAAGCTCCCGCAGGACGATCTTGATCTCAACCTTTCAAGGTACGAGCTACGAGTCAAACAATTTTATTTATGTTAAAATTGATACATTCTAGTGTATGCTGTGAGTATTGGGTTGAATTTCAGGGAAGTAAAGGATATTATCAGTGCAATTCAGCAAATTCGTGATAAAGCTCACAAGGATGGCCAGAAGAAAACTCAGGAGATCATCAACGGGTAAATTATAATTATTCATATTTCATATGTAACATCGCCTTCTTATTTTGGTAAATTTCATTTCAGCTTCCTCCGATTTAGCATCATTCACATATTTCAGAGGCGTTTCTTTAAATAATGTGTTATCTGTCGTCATATCTGACCTGCGTAGAAGATCTTTGAAATGTTCTTGGAAGTCAGATCATTATCAAACTAACTTCCCTCTAGCTTTCCTGAGAGATGCGTGCGACAAGGATTACTAATATAAATGTAGAAAAGAATGAACAATTTCAATCTGAATGAAGATCCATAAGCGAGTCATATCGGTGATTATGTTGTGGTATTTGCGATCCTGACGAGTAAATTCCCGGTTTAAAAGCGATTTTATGGCCTTGCTTAGCTgattattttacattttatttcaTTTGCAGCCGAATGTGAAGCTTCCTAAAATTAGCGCTCTAAGTTTTATTCAATCATATTATACTATTTACGCCTTCCTCCTTAAAACCGCTTCAAAATATCACAGATTTACTTTTTCTCGCCAATTTCAAATAGAATATGCTCTTTAAATGTACTTTGATCCTCCTCTGTTTTTCCCGCTCATACTTCACTTATGGAGATCTTTAAATAATCGATGCTTTGGTTCTGTTTTTGTGTCATTTTAAGTTCTTGTGAAGCTGAGTGTAAGATTTGATTTCAGTGTTTCATCTGAAGTGAAGGCCGTGCTAGACGAGGCTAAGCTCAAATATGACAAAGAAAGGTGATCAATCGTTTCcttaatttctcttctttgtgtttTTCATTTCAAATACTTATAATAGTTGGTACCACACAGGCAAAATTTCATCAAAGTTGCCACGAAGACTTGCAAAGAGGTAATGCAATACAGTGCAATTGAAATTTATAGCACTGCAAAGATTTTCTGTGGAATTTCAAATCCCTGGAAAAGCCGGCCTCCAGTTTTAAGAGTGTTTGATTTTTGCGCTTGCAGTGTGAGAATGCTCTGAAAGTTGAGTCCTCCAAGTTTCAGTCAGCATATGAGAATTTCTGCAAGGAAAAAGCCTCCTTTTTGCAGGCTTACAAGGGCAAGTACTCTTATTACTTTATAATTACATTTTCTGCCATACAAGTTAGTTTTATTTTCGCACTCTATTTCTCTACCTTAGAATAAATAGAGTATCCCCTGCAACAATATCGAGGTTTGTATAAAAGCACGCTACTGTGGCTTTGCCATATAATACTACTAAGTAATCTATTACATAATAAGTATTTTTGATAAAAATGAACCATCATATGGGCTCGGACACTGTTATATAAAACATTAccaaagaaaagggaagaaaaataGACGCAACTATTAGACATGATATTTCCACAGTTCATCTCTCTTATGAGCTCTCAATTTTTTTCATAGAATTTGAATAAAAATGTAGATTTAAAAAACCCAAATATATCTAGACTAAATCTGACAGATAACTAGCTCAGCTTTGTAGAAATACACCCGCCGTTCACTATGTACTTTTTAGAGTTTCCAGCTTTGCAGGTTTCACCATTTCAATTAAGTTTTTTTAGCCAGTTGTGGACATTAATATCTTAGTTAAATTCGCTACTAAAACATTTCTATTATTGAAAAATATTATAATGATCTGTCCGTAAGTGAGGGTGTTGCGGCCCCTTTTGACCGGGACACAGTCAGAGGCCCAATCCCGCGCAAGAAGAGGTGCTCTGTTTCACGTTGCATTAACGGCACATAAGACAATTAGCCTTGAATTCATAGTACATGTGTACATAAAATTAATGAAAATATGTCTGTAAAAACCAATCAAATTATCGAAGTCCATTGCATACGAGTGCAGAGATATATTccagatttgaagatgacaaggaGAAGCTCCTTATCCAGTACGAACAACAGAGTAAGCACATTTTTTGATTCAGGCGTTTATTGAAGCCCAACCTGTGCTTGGCTTACACGTTTCTTAATTTCTTTCacaggaaagaaagaaaagaacggCCTTGTAGATCTACAGAAACTTTGTTCTGACAAGATTGCAGCAGCTGAGGATGATCTCAAAAAGCAAAAGCGGGTATTGCTGCAATTACATTTTATATtagtaataaattttttatttatttgaaaattCATCTATAAACaggtatttaaatttttttgaactGTAGAATTCCATTCCCGTTTTATACTCAAGAAAAATTTATGTTCGTTAAAGTTTATAGAGTTTCCAGGTAGGAAGACATTAAAGAATTGATAATGATTATACTAATTCAAAGTTTATGTGCTCTGTTGTGGTTGGGAAGGATGACAAGTCGTTCAGCATTCTCCGCAAATCTCTCGATTCTTTTCTCGAAAGTGGCTCCGATGAAGACGACGACTTAGAAGATAATCATGGATTCGACTAACGAACAACAACAAATGTTATTCATTTTGATGCGGTCCGTGAGCTTTAAATGTGTTGACTGCTTCAATATGTGAGATGGGTTAAACAGACAACGTGTCCGTCATGCCACCACATGAGATTCTATTCACGGGCTTGGCCATCTTTCTTACTAAAATAGAAAACAATCTCAAAGCTATGTTATTTGAATGCAAGCTGTTGCTTTACTTAACGTATCAAATCGTTTTGCTTATCGAGACGTAAGCTGCAATGTGTTTGTATCTGTGATCATGGTTAAGTCGACATATTACTGGAATAGTGCATGCATTCGTCTCGGAATTAAAACACTAGTTTTTTAAATCCACTTACACAAAGAATCATGAACTTCAATTGTTTTCTGCAAAAGCACttctttattttattattgatgATTATCTGGTCTGCTATTAAATATAGAGCAAATGTTTCTTTAATATAAATTACAGAAATAAAGGAGTACATTATTAATACAAGAGCTGCGATGCAGCTGGAGTCCCTGCCATTTGccaaaaaaaattggaaattaGTAAGAATCTTGTAATAGAGCAGCACTGTGGTAACAGCAATGCTGGATAGCACAGACAATgaggggtgaattaattaatagaggcAAAATGAAGTCATTTGTCTAGGCTCTAGTTTCCTTAAGGGACAAAAACCCCGAAATAGTTTCGGAACATCAATAATCGTATATTCATTCTTCTAAGGAACATGTTTTGGGGTTATGCACAACATCAGTagtttcattcttctatttgaaaCTTTCGTGTAGTGACATCAATTTTATGCCTTTCTCCATTCATAGGCAGGCAGTGACAAATATTTCTAGATGAAATACTGTGAATATATTATTCTTGTTTCTTATATTGCTCATTTGTGGCAGACAGTAGTTGTGGGAAAAAGGGAAACCTTAACCATTTGTTTACCTACTATGTTAGATTCATGCTTGGGTTCTAAAACCAAGGGCCTTTCAATCTGTGAAGTAAATATATTTGTTGGTATCCTTTAAAGTTTACATTAGGAATAATCCTCAAAATTGAGTTTACTTTTTCTAGTTGTTGGTCAGCCTTACTATACGACTTGAACACATTGTGTCATGTCGAGCATGACCAAGATGAATTGGCCCAAAAAATAGTGAAGGCCATCGAAAGTAATACTGTTTAAGTACTAAGTTTGATGAATTTTGATACCTTCTTTGCAAGTAAAACATCTGCCACTTCTGAAAAATTCAGTATCACATACATTGATAACGTATGAAAACAGTGCATTGCTAATCAGTTAATTCAGCTGTAAAGCCTGTACAGGCAAAGGTCTAACGACTTCTGCTTTCTATTCCTTACTTGATATTGTATCATGTTGGAGGCTTTAATTCATGCTTCAATATTGTTGATGTATCCTTTTAAGTGAAGCACTAATGGTAGTATTCTACGATTGGCTGGTTTTCAATATTCAAAAAAGAGATGATTATTATTATATTTCTTACATGAGTAATTACTCCTCAAATTTGAATGTGATCCTCTATTTCTATTTGAGGTGTTACGTTTTGTTGTGAATTTCAAAAGTACatttattttcttgatggaatttCCCAAAGACGTTTGGTAACATTATTACCAAAAAAATGGTGAAGGGCGTTATGAATAAACTGTGGTGTTGATGAATTTCGTTAGATTCGACATACTAAGAGCGCCAATCCCGTTTGATAAATATTAAAATCGATAACACATCTATTTTTTGTTAATTCATTGTGGTACATTTGAGAAGCTGTGGTGCCACGATAGGAGTTGTTGGAACTTGTGTGAGAAGTAAAAGAATCAAACCATCAATTCATTGGTGCTAATCTCAAAGAAGAGTCTATTTATTTATCAAACCATCAATGAATTGTTTTAATGATTGGTTGAATAGATTCTCAAGGCTATACTTATATTCTCATTCATCTAAGATAAATAAATGAAGACTTGGAAGATCCCCTTGCTGAAACCCTCATATACAAGTAAAAGTCTGACTGAAATACACATT encodes:
- the LOC131039163 gene encoding uncharacterized protein LOC131039163 — protein: MAEANENGNRKMKKRSRSGMSMEMDAAPAAKVKLPQDDLDLNLSREVKDIISAIQQIRDKAHKDGQKKTQEIINGVSSEVKAVLDEAKLKYDKERQNFIKVATKTCKECENALKVESSKFQSAYENFCKEKASFLQAYKEIYSRFEDDKEKLLIQYEQQRKKEKNGLVDLQKLCSDKIAAAEDDLKKQKRDDKSFSILRKSLDSFLESGSDEDDDLEDNHGFD